The Halosimplex litoreum genome has a window encoding:
- a CDS encoding phosphatase PAP2 family protein translates to MFRLVAASEAIRGAVPGYLVPVFGLLTVLGGAKFLMVALSLAYWNDQSRRRELLTVVGVAFVAVSLTLALKYWFGLPRPPAAVRRVAADPSPVGFPSGHAIAATTVYGGTLVALDRYRDPTLLAGAGALVALVGLSRVVIGVHYLGDVLAGVAVGLVMVGVVAVALDRGPAAVFGLAVVCAVPAAVLTTEPGDAALAAGGSVGGLAGALWRTRAERFRSWTERAALTGGGVAFLVAAIVVVETVEPALIPTAVANLGLVVGIVALPALVGRFDGFEGTSTGD, encoded by the coding sequence ATGTTCCGGCTGGTCGCGGCGAGCGAGGCGATCCGGGGGGCCGTCCCGGGGTATCTGGTGCCGGTGTTCGGGCTGCTCACGGTCCTCGGGGGCGCGAAGTTCCTGATGGTGGCGCTGTCGCTGGCGTACTGGAACGACCAGTCCCGCCGGCGCGAGTTGCTGACGGTGGTGGGCGTCGCCTTCGTCGCGGTGTCGCTGACGCTGGCGCTGAAGTACTGGTTCGGGCTGCCGCGACCGCCGGCGGCCGTCCGGCGGGTCGCCGCTGACCCGAGCCCCGTCGGCTTCCCGAGCGGGCACGCCATCGCGGCGACAACCGTCTACGGCGGGACCCTGGTGGCGCTCGACCGCTACCGTGACCCGACGCTCCTCGCGGGGGCGGGCGCGCTGGTCGCCCTGGTCGGGCTCTCCCGGGTCGTCATCGGCGTCCACTACCTCGGCGACGTGCTCGCCGGCGTCGCCGTCGGACTCGTGATGGTCGGCGTGGTCGCCGTCGCGCTCGACCGCGGCCCGGCTGCGGTCTTCGGACTCGCGGTCGTCTGCGCCGTGCCGGCCGCGGTCCTGACGACCGAACCCGGCGACGCGGCGCTGGCCGCCGGGGGGAGCGTCGGCGGGCTGGCGGGGGCGCTGTGGCGAACTCGTGCCGAGCGGTTCCGCTCGTGGACCGAGCGGGCGGCGCTCACCGGCGGCGGCGTCGCGTTCCTCGTCGCCGCCATCGTCGTCGTCGAGACGGTCGAGCCGGCGTTGATCCCGACGGCGGTCGCCAACCTCGGACTAGTCGTCGGTATCGTGGCGCTGCCGGCGCTTGTCGGGCGGTTCGACGGGTTCGAGGGCACGTCCACGGGCGACTGA
- a CDS encoding AAA domain-containing protein has product MTIRGVVVDVSDPKTVSTQYGESELVEVSLRPDRGRGEPTTVTLWDKWTETATYLETGMELAVTDPEEREYRGEQQFSTTGDSMVVVEPDFLVDVTDVRSWVQCPRMYYLNKIGGVPNAYPVVKGTIVHEVFGDLLRGRDLDESIDERVEEAGLELGMLGRSAEEVREEVRQNASAIEGWLQQGTLTDEDEWRSEMTLVSETYGLKGRADAVRRGMPVELKTGKNTKREPRFHDKVQATCYALILGERRGEPPDTGTLLYTKNAAVERNEESGDLSPAKEFSIGSGFLKFVLRTRNALAAMEYGVDVPTGYEADAKCEYCFEQDTCMAVSGRLGQESKAGVVGSPVPDEEREYFDRVYESIERERRAVHREYAKLWEQSPEERADDDRALVDLEPTDRRELDGGTWELRARGTGAVSKIREGDLVLASDGDPIAGEAELARVERLGGSGDDRETDDPTADGGEAARGPEIVVTADEPVELRRLDVYPSELSTDRMLTALHDAVLTQSPEEKDVLFGRREPEFGRVEETFVPNNDAQNEAVELAVGCEDCALIHGPPGTGKTYTLAHVVQALVDRGERVLLSAFTNRAVDNALEALVEQGFTDFVRVGTESGVRADMQEYRLERAGDPDERVAELRDARVVAATTATCGSRIMREQDFDVAVVDEAGQLTEPGTLAATNLAERFVLVGDHQQLPPVVQADEPDAGDLPTDEDGNPAPGAALSRSLFQRLIERYPDASVMLDRQYRMAQRIQAFASREFYDGQLRPATGEVAGQHLRKLDGVDVGALPDHLRNQVAFVDPDGSANGNTNPTEAETVAETVGAYREAGVPADEIGVIAPFRAQVAAIGKRLPDDVAVDTVDRFQGSSKEVIVISFVATGSLDSPIFEDYRRVNVALTRAKKALVLVGDADALATDDTYGRMVEWAR; this is encoded by the coding sequence GTGACTATCCGCGGTGTCGTCGTCGACGTGAGCGACCCGAAGACCGTCTCGACGCAGTACGGCGAGAGCGAACTCGTCGAGGTGAGTCTCAGGCCCGACCGAGGCCGTGGCGAGCCGACGACCGTGACGCTGTGGGACAAGTGGACCGAGACGGCGACGTACCTCGAAACCGGGATGGAGTTGGCGGTGACCGACCCCGAAGAGCGCGAGTACCGCGGCGAACAGCAGTTCTCGACGACGGGCGACTCGATGGTCGTCGTCGAACCGGACTTCCTCGTGGACGTGACCGACGTGCGCTCGTGGGTGCAGTGCCCGCGGATGTACTACCTCAACAAGATCGGCGGCGTGCCCAACGCCTACCCCGTGGTCAAGGGGACCATCGTCCACGAGGTGTTCGGCGACCTCCTCAGGGGGCGCGACCTCGACGAGTCCATCGACGAGCGCGTCGAGGAGGCCGGGCTCGAACTCGGGATGCTCGGCCGGAGCGCCGAAGAGGTCCGCGAGGAGGTGCGCCAGAACGCCTCGGCGATCGAAGGGTGGCTCCAGCAGGGAACGCTCACGGACGAAGACGAGTGGCGCTCGGAGATGACGCTGGTCAGCGAGACCTACGGGCTGAAGGGGCGAGCGGACGCCGTTCGTCGCGGGATGCCCGTCGAGCTGAAGACGGGCAAGAACACCAAGCGCGAACCCCGATTCCACGACAAGGTGCAGGCGACCTGCTACGCGCTCATCCTCGGCGAGCGTCGCGGCGAACCGCCGGACACGGGCACCCTGTTGTACACGAAGAACGCCGCCGTCGAACGCAACGAGGAGTCCGGCGACCTCTCGCCCGCCAAGGAGTTCTCGATCGGCTCGGGCTTCCTGAAGTTCGTCCTCCGGACCCGCAACGCGCTGGCCGCCATGGAGTACGGCGTCGACGTGCCGACCGGCTACGAGGCCGACGCCAAGTGCGAGTACTGCTTCGAGCAGGACACCTGTATGGCCGTCTCCGGCCGGCTCGGCCAGGAGTCCAAAGCCGGCGTGGTCGGCTCGCCGGTCCCCGACGAAGAGCGCGAGTACTTCGACCGCGTCTACGAGTCCATCGAGCGCGAACGGCGCGCCGTCCACCGGGAGTACGCCAAGCTCTGGGAGCAGAGCCCCGAAGAACGGGCCGACGACGACCGCGCGCTCGTCGACCTCGAACCGACCGACCGGCGTGAACTCGACGGCGGCACCTGGGAACTGCGCGCTCGCGGGACCGGCGCGGTCTCGAAGATCCGCGAGGGCGATCTCGTCCTCGCGAGCGACGGCGACCCGATCGCCGGCGAGGCCGAACTCGCCCGCGTCGAGCGGCTTGGAGGGAGCGGTGACGACCGGGAGACCGACGACCCGACCGCCGACGGCGGCGAGGCCGCCCGCGGTCCGGAGATCGTCGTCACCGCCGACGAGCCGGTCGAACTGCGTCGCCTCGACGTGTACCCCTCCGAACTTTCGACCGACCGGATGCTCACGGCGCTGCACGACGCCGTCCTCACCCAGTCGCCCGAGGAGAAGGACGTGCTGTTCGGCCGTCGCGAACCCGAGTTCGGCCGGGTCGAGGAGACGTTCGTTCCGAACAACGACGCCCAGAACGAGGCCGTCGAACTCGCGGTCGGCTGCGAGGACTGCGCGCTGATCCACGGCCCGCCGGGCACCGGCAAGACGTATACGCTGGCACACGTCGTGCAAGCGCTCGTCGATCGGGGCGAACGCGTCCTGCTGTCGGCCTTTACCAACCGGGCGGTCGACAACGCGCTCGAAGCGCTCGTCGAGCAGGGCTTTACCGACTTCGTCCGCGTCGGCACCGAGAGCGGCGTCCGCGCCGACATGCAGGAGTACAGACTGGAACGAGCGGGCGACCCCGACGAGCGGGTTGCCGAGTTGCGCGACGCACGGGTCGTCGCGGCGACGACCGCTACCTGCGGCTCGCGGATCATGCGCGAGCAGGACTTCGACGTGGCCGTCGTCGACGAGGCCGGCCAGCTCACCGAACCCGGTACCTTGGCGGCGACGAACCTCGCCGAGCGGTTCGTCCTCGTCGGCGACCACCAGCAGCTCCCGCCGGTCGTCCAGGCCGACGAGCCCGACGCCGGTGACCTCCCGACCGACGAGGACGGGAACCCCGCCCCCGGCGCCGCGCTCTCGCGGTCGCTGTTCCAGCGGCTCATCGAGCGCTATCCCGACGCCTCCGTCATGCTCGACCGGCAGTACCGCATGGCCCAGCGCATCCAGGCGTTCGCATCCCGGGAGTTCTACGACGGGCAGTTGCGACCCGCGACCGGTGAAGTGGCGGGCCAGCACCTCCGAAAACTCGACGGTGTCGACGTGGGCGCGCTCCCCGACCACCTCCGAAACCAGGTCGCGTTCGTCGACCCCGACGGGAGTGCGAACGGGAACACGAATCCGACCGAGGCCGAGACCGTGGCGGAGACGGTCGGGGCCTATCGCGAGGCGGGCGTCCCGGCCGACGAGATCGGCGTCATCGCGCCGTTCCGCGCGCAGGTCGCGGCGATCGGCAAGCGACTCCCCGACGACGTGGCCGTCGACACCGTCGACCGCTTCCAGGGCTCCAGCAAGGAGGTCATCGTCATCTCGTTCGTCGCGACGGGGTCGCTGGACTCGCCCATCTTCGAGGACTACCGCCGCGTCAACGTCGCGCTCACCCGCGCCAAGAAGGCGCTCGTCCTCGTCGGCGACGCCGACGCTCTCGCCACCGACGACACCTACGGTCGGATGGTCGAGTGGGCGCGCTGA
- a CDS encoding AAA family ATPase, whose amino-acid sequence MADQELTVDEATAACLDVVERVEEAVVVERSVLFETLSAVIARGHVLVEDVPGTGKTVLARVLAESLGLGFTRLQFTPDLLPADVTGSNVYNEHDRAFEFAEGPVFTNVVLADEINRAPPKTQAALLESMEEGQVSVDGTTHDLPEPFVVIATQNPVEQEGTFRLPEAQRDRFAVKTSMGYPDVEGEMDLLDKRASRRSLAPSVDPVVEPETVLALQDLAEDVRVDDKVRRYIIDIARETREDGRTDIGVSPRGVQRVFEAVRAGAVVAGRDYATPDDVKRLARATMAHRLVMTTEATVEGIDPERVVSDALAAVDVPAVSPDAPDPDGNEREDRTETELDEPGRPRVDGGGDRESEPDDSRDHEAGDPI is encoded by the coding sequence ATGGCCGACCAGGAGCTGACCGTCGACGAGGCGACGGCGGCGTGTCTCGACGTTGTCGAGCGGGTCGAGGAGGCCGTCGTCGTCGAGCGGTCGGTGCTGTTCGAGACGCTCTCGGCCGTCATCGCGAGGGGACACGTCCTCGTCGAGGACGTGCCGGGGACGGGGAAGACGGTGCTGGCTCGCGTCCTCGCCGAGTCGCTCGGGCTCGGGTTCACCCGCCTGCAGTTCACCCCCGATCTGCTCCCGGCGGACGTGACCGGCTCGAACGTCTACAACGAGCACGACCGCGCCTTCGAGTTCGCCGAGGGACCGGTGTTCACCAACGTCGTCCTGGCCGACGAGATCAACCGCGCGCCGCCCAAGACTCAGGCCGCCTTGCTGGAATCGATGGAGGAGGGGCAGGTCAGCGTCGACGGCACGACTCACGACCTCCCGGAGCCGTTCGTCGTGATCGCGACCCAGAACCCCGTCGAGCAGGAGGGGACCTTCCGGCTGCCCGAAGCCCAGCGGGACCGCTTCGCGGTGAAGACCTCGATGGGCTACCCCGATGTCGAGGGGGAGATGGACCTCCTGGACAAGCGCGCGAGCCGCCGGTCGCTGGCGCCGAGCGTCGACCCCGTGGTCGAGCCCGAGACCGTCCTCGCACTGCAGGACCTCGCGGAAGACGTTCGAGTCGACGACAAGGTCAGGCGGTACATCATCGACATCGCCCGGGAGACCCGCGAGGACGGCCGCACCGATATCGGCGTCTCGCCGCGGGGCGTCCAGCGCGTGTTCGAGGCAGTGCGGGCCGGCGCAGTCGTCGCCGGCCGCGACTACGCGACGCCCGACGACGTCAAACGGCTCGCCCGCGCGACGATGGCACATCGTCTGGTCATGACGACCGAGGCGACCGTCGAAGGGATCGACCCGGAACGGGTCGTCTCGGACGCCCTCGCGGCGGTCGACGTGCCCGCCGTCTCGCCCGACGCGCCCGACCCCGACGGGAACGAGCGCGAAGACCGGACCGAGACCGAACTCGACGAGCCGGGGCGACCCAGAGTCGACGGCGGGGGCGACCGGGAGTCCGAGCCCGACGACTCCCGAGACCACGAGGCCGGCGACCCCATCTAA
- a CDS encoding DUF7519 family protein: MPFGPRLDRPSAVGDEGRPRATSLGIAAATVVGLALATGVVVGQPTFLTGLGLVAGLATAGVALLDRNGLGETVVGHLLFLPGATLLGLLVALTPGNPFLVGGYALALVGTAAAWADAADGEALDSALSQGILSYVFGLGWLIGGGIALGAGYLGRRLVDSTVTAENPTVAAVGFLLLLGAVFGAVRLSVGALPVVQLTPRSRREAVRRRLGRGKRAVALAAVVAVGVGLVSLVFTATDSPALALVPGATPVVGVLASAPVVGPLLAVGGLALLTAGTAVAARQVTQRYGERKTKTVAAGVAGGGYLVVLLLGALPGAAGLFVFNPLVALGGVLLVPLAVLVAVGTALVAVRVGLFPDRVGGPALAAVGLVLAAVGADSMGLPAPLVFATVAGALVVWDIGSFGLGLTAELGHRPDTRRLELYHGVFAVGIGAVAVLGATALYAVRTGGGGGHTLAMTAAVVGTLVLGALLRG, encoded by the coding sequence ATGCCGTTCGGTCCGCGACTCGACCGGCCCTCTGCGGTCGGCGACGAGGGCCGACCCAGGGCGACGAGCCTCGGTATCGCGGCCGCGACCGTCGTCGGCCTCGCGCTGGCGACCGGGGTCGTCGTCGGCCAGCCCACGTTCCTGACGGGCCTGGGGCTCGTGGCCGGGCTGGCGACCGCCGGCGTCGCATTGCTCGACCGGAACGGCCTCGGCGAGACGGTCGTCGGCCACCTCCTCTTTCTCCCCGGCGCGACGCTGCTGGGACTGCTCGTCGCGTTGACCCCCGGAAACCCGTTTCTCGTCGGCGGCTACGCGCTCGCATTGGTTGGGACGGCGGCCGCGTGGGCGGACGCGGCCGACGGCGAGGCGCTCGACTCGGCGCTCTCGCAGGGCATCCTCTCGTACGTCTTCGGGCTCGGCTGGCTGATCGGGGGCGGGATCGCCCTCGGCGCGGGCTATCTCGGCCGGCGCCTCGTCGACAGCACCGTCACCGCCGAGAACCCGACGGTCGCCGCCGTCGGTTTCCTGTTGCTCCTCGGCGCCGTGTTCGGTGCGGTCCGCCTCTCAGTTGGCGCGCTCCCTGTCGTCCAGCTAACCCCTCGGTCCCGCCGCGAGGCAGTTCGACGGCGTCTCGGACGGGGCAAGCGAGCGGTCGCGCTGGCCGCGGTCGTCGCCGTCGGCGTCGGACTCGTCTCGCTGGTCTTCACCGCGACCGACTCGCCCGCGCTGGCGCTCGTCCCCGGCGCGACCCCGGTCGTCGGAGTCCTCGCGTCGGCTCCGGTCGTCGGGCCGCTGTTGGCCGTCGGCGGGCTCGCGCTCCTGACGGCCGGCACCGCCGTGGCCGCCCGGCAGGTGACCCAGCGCTACGGCGAGCGGAAGACGAAGACGGTCGCGGCCGGCGTGGCCGGCGGCGGGTATCTGGTCGTACTGCTGTTGGGCGCCCTCCCGGGGGCGGCAGGGCTCTTCGTTTTCAATCCGCTCGTCGCCCTCGGCGGCGTGTTGCTCGTGCCGCTGGCGGTGCTCGTCGCCGTCGGGACGGCCCTCGTCGCCGTCCGGGTCGGCCTGTTCCCCGACCGGGTCGGCGGGCCCGCGCTCGCGGCGGTCGGGCTGGTCCTGGCGGCCGTCGGCGCCGATTCGATGGGGCTGCCCGCGCCGCTGGTGTTCGCCACCGTCGCCGGCGCGCTGGTCGTCTGGGACATCGGCTCGTTCGGGCTCGGGCTCACGGCCGAACTCGGCCACCGTCCCGACACCAGGCGGCTCGAACTGTACCACGGCGTCTTCGCCGTCGGTATCGGGGCGGTCGCGGTCCTCGGCGCGACCGCGCTGTACGCGGTTCGAACCGGTGGCGGCGGCGGTCACACCCTCGCCATGACCGCTGCCGTCGTCGGGACGCTGGTGCTCGGTGCGCTCCTCCGGGGATGA
- a CDS encoding DUF58 domain-containing protein: MRRRRVRWRGAVAAALVLAVAGVWNRSATLVLGAAIPLVFVAYGTLSTVDPPDDLAVSRTVDPTPAPPGRPVSVALTATNEGDRTLSDLRLVDGVPDDLQVVDGSPRAGATLGPGESRTVEYTVVARRGEYDFDSPRARLRSAGAGMVATVEPQPSGDERLVCRLDADAPPLAERGDDFVGRLTADRPGRGVQFHSTREYRHGDAADRIDWRGYAQRGELATVEYERWVSTTVVVVLDARGRNRVAAGPGRPTAVERSAYAAVRTVTALMRAGHDVGLAVVGREARGPGGLDWIEPGSGSNHRSRLTASVERAVEYDVETPVDATYQFRKVAEVAEPRAQLLLVSPLLDGRPVEAVETWASLGRARTVLSPDVVSATTVGGRLDGIRRRTRLARCQSTGARTVDWRRGTPLALALEYALEVEARRSAGATGGGA; encoded by the coding sequence ATGCGTAGGCGGCGGGTCCGCTGGCGCGGGGCGGTCGCGGCGGCGCTCGTCCTCGCCGTCGCGGGGGTCTGGAACCGCAGCGCGACGCTCGTCCTCGGCGCTGCCATCCCGCTCGTGTTCGTCGCCTACGGCACGCTCTCGACGGTGGACCCGCCCGACGACCTGGCCGTCTCCCGGACCGTCGACCCGACACCGGCACCGCCGGGACGACCGGTCTCCGTCGCGCTGACTGCGACCAACGAGGGCGACCGGACGCTGTCGGACCTGCGGCTCGTCGACGGGGTGCCCGACGACCTGCAGGTCGTCGACGGGTCCCCCCGAGCGGGGGCGACGCTCGGCCCTGGCGAGTCGCGTACGGTCGAGTACACCGTCGTCGCTCGTCGCGGCGAGTACGACTTCGACTCGCCGCGGGCCCGCTTGCGGTCGGCCGGAGCCGGCATGGTCGCGACCGTCGAGCCCCAGCCGTCGGGTGACGAGCGGTTGGTCTGTCGGCTGGACGCCGACGCGCCGCCGCTGGCCGAGCGCGGCGACGACTTCGTCGGCCGGCTCACCGCCGACCGACCGGGACGGGGTGTGCAGTTTCACTCGACGCGGGAGTATCGCCACGGCGACGCCGCCGACCGTATCGACTGGCGCGGCTACGCCCAGCGGGGCGAACTCGCCACCGTCGAGTACGAGCGGTGGGTCTCGACGACGGTCGTGGTCGTCCTCGACGCCCGCGGGCGCAACCGCGTCGCCGCCGGTCCCGGACGGCCCACGGCCGTCGAACGGTCGGCCTACGCCGCCGTACGGACGGTCACCGCGCTCATGCGCGCCGGCCACGACGTGGGCTTGGCCGTCGTCGGCCGGGAGGCCAGGGGGCCGGGCGGACTAGACTGGATCGAGCCCGGCTCGGGATCGAACCACCGCTCGCGACTGACGGCGAGCGTGGAGCGCGCCGTCGAGTACGACGTGGAGACGCCGGTCGACGCGACCTACCAGTTCCGGAAGGTCGCGGAGGTAGCGGAGCCACGCGCGCAACTGCTGCTCGTCTCGCCGCTGCTCGACGGCCGGCCCGTCGAGGCCGTCGAGACGTGGGCCTCGCTCGGGCGGGCGCGGACCGTCCTCTCGCCGGACGTGGTCTCGGCGACGACCGTCGGTGGCCGGCTCGACGGGATTCGGCGGCGGACGCGGCTGGCGCGCTGTCAGTCGACCGGCGCGCGGACCGTCGACTGGCGCCGCGGGACGCCGCTGGCGCTGGCGCTGGAGTACGCGCTCGAAGTCGAAGCCAGGCGCTCGGCGGGGGCCACAGGGGGTGGCGCCTGA
- a CDS encoding DUF7269 family protein, with product MNRWLAGLVGVAGIGAIGVGLVLAVTLTPVSASDAGGGALLLVVTGLGLAAGKLYRSGADGEAVAPAPWDEGGGLVDGTPEETADPADVTGDELAALVEQARERARESETVEEGFAVVRPPLRDALSRVLAAGGSDTDDVEEALATGAWTDDPVAAAVVDERVALPRLSLRQRLRAWLFPERVVRRGTARAVAAVDEAAERELPSVVGRDAPRTVPTLAPALGGLQRAADGRLQRSGAAEHGEPDDGEDAAGGDANGASVRGSRSSERGDDLGTEGDAEDSEDLLGEVWDDA from the coding sequence GTGAACCGCTGGCTCGCGGGACTGGTTGGCGTCGCCGGGATCGGCGCGATCGGCGTGGGGCTCGTGCTCGCGGTCACGCTGACGCCGGTGTCGGCCTCCGACGCGGGCGGGGGTGCGCTCCTCCTCGTGGTGACCGGTCTCGGCCTCGCGGCGGGCAAACTCTACCGGTCGGGCGCCGACGGGGAGGCGGTCGCGCCGGCGCCCTGGGACGAGGGCGGCGGACTGGTCGACGGAACGCCCGAGGAGACGGCCGACCCCGCGGACGTGACCGGCGACGAACTCGCGGCGCTCGTGGAGCAGGCCCGCGAGCGCGCCAGGGAGTCCGAGACGGTCGAGGAGGGGTTCGCGGTCGTCCGGCCGCCGCTCCGGGACGCGCTGAGTCGGGTGCTCGCGGCCGGGGGGAGCGATACCGACGACGTCGAGGAGGCGCTCGCGACCGGTGCCTGGACGGACGACCCCGTCGCCGCGGCGGTCGTCGACGAACGGGTCGCTCTCCCCCGCCTGTCGCTCCGACAGCGCCTGCGCGCGTGGCTGTTCCCCGAGCGCGTCGTCCGCCGCGGGACGGCTCGCGCGGTCGCGGCCGTCGACGAGGCGGCCGAGCGCGAACTCCCGTCGGTCGTCGGTCGGGACGCCCCGCGAACGGTCCCGACGCTGGCGCCCGCGCTCGGCGGCCTCCAGCGTGCCGCCGACGGGCGGCTCCAGCGGTCGGGTGCGGCCGAACACGGCGAGCCCGACGACGGAGAAGATGCGGCCGGCGGCGACGCGAACGGGGCGTCGGTTCGCGGGTCCCGCTCCTCCGAGCGAGGCGACGACCTCGGGACCGAGGGTGACGCGGAGGACTCGGAGGACCTGCTCGGGGAGGTGTGGGACGATGCGTAG
- a CDS encoding DUF4129 domain-containing protein: MSESEPTDGTGRGEAAGVDRRQAALVGLCLIGLVVAAFVAPVSPDGGGFDPGRESNDDGGGGRDGGGSGGGNGGGEDDGDGVEEPLPIPGDDGAPIERGCGVVVEDDPVPGDVVSVRVYDDLRPAPDVSVWFGDRFVGRTDRAGRVDGRVPYTRQLNVTVRLPGEDCEFFRPPTDDEGDGPVELSVGAGARSVDRVGWAAVGAHRGAHGVGPNSGVRQRTGDGNDTGGYAVDGAVNVSVVGDPYPGTNVTVRAAIEGIPVGRAAVTVGGERVGRTTAEGRYELAVPADAAELSVTVERGDFSGSRTIDVWELEAAIVPQEGLPVPGEPALVAAAAGPDPATDARVAIDGSRLGSTDRNGTVALVLPADPRGTVVVETDRQSATVPLWTAYASTMLGGGLVLFGGIVATGAAARVRDRTAARRIATWWVALVALFVGFAVGEGVGLLATGTLVGLVAAVRHRRAVAAGGRTVAERSSGFTAWTRRAALAVADGVAAGLDRLAALLGRLASRVADLPLSLRAIAARLWGWFRALPGRVRRWIAVRLASARLTVRRVAAALLAAGLLAALTRLFGPLGFLGGLVALWIAAVAYRRLTREVPDTDDGASEGGRSAVATGPSATGDDGGRRKRRSIRALWRRFAKRVRPRRWRQSTPGEVSRAAIERGLPERPVRALTDAFREVEYGDRPAGDRGDRAREAFESIDREREREREEDEP; the protein is encoded by the coding sequence GTGTCAGAGAGCGAACCGACGGACGGGACCGGCCGCGGCGAAGCCGCAGGTGTCGACCGCCGTCAGGCCGCGCTCGTCGGGCTCTGTCTGATCGGGCTCGTCGTCGCCGCGTTCGTCGCACCGGTCTCGCCGGACGGTGGCGGGTTCGACCCGGGACGCGAATCGAACGACGACGGTGGCGGTGGACGCGACGGCGGTGGGAGCGGTGGCGGCAACGGAGGCGGCGAGGACGACGGGGACGGTGTCGAGGAGCCGCTGCCGATACCGGGCGACGACGGGGCCCCGATCGAGCGGGGGTGCGGCGTCGTCGTCGAGGACGATCCGGTCCCGGGCGACGTCGTCTCCGTGCGGGTCTACGACGACCTGCGACCGGCGCCCGACGTGTCCGTCTGGTTCGGCGACCGCTTCGTCGGCCGGACCGACCGGGCCGGTCGCGTCGACGGCCGCGTGCCGTACACGCGCCAGCTGAACGTCACCGTCCGGCTGCCCGGGGAGGACTGCGAGTTCTTCCGACCGCCGACCGACGACGAGGGGGACGGCCCCGTCGAGCTGTCCGTCGGAGCCGGCGCGAGGTCGGTCGACCGCGTCGGGTGGGCGGCGGTCGGCGCCCACCGCGGAGCGCACGGGGTCGGCCCGAACTCCGGCGTGAGACAGCGGACGGGCGACGGGAACGACACCGGCGGCTACGCGGTCGACGGAGCGGTGAACGTCTCGGTCGTCGGCGACCCCTACCCCGGCACGAACGTGACCGTCCGCGCCGCGATCGAGGGGATTCCAGTTGGTCGCGCGGCCGTGACCGTCGGCGGGGAGCGGGTCGGGCGGACGACCGCCGAGGGACGCTACGAACTCGCAGTCCCGGCCGACGCGGCCGAGCTGTCGGTGACTGTCGAGCGCGGCGACTTCTCGGGCTCGCGGACTATCGACGTGTGGGAACTCGAGGCCGCGATCGTCCCCCAGGAAGGACTGCCCGTCCCCGGCGAGCCGGCGCTGGTGGCCGCCGCCGCGGGCCCGGACCCCGCGACCGACGCCCGGGTCGCAATCGACGGGTCGCGGCTGGGATCGACCGACCGAAACGGCACGGTGGCTCTCGTGCTCCCCGCCGACCCCCGTGGGACGGTCGTCGTCGAGACCGACCGCCAGTCGGCGACGGTGCCGCTGTGGACCGCCTACGCGTCGACGATGCTCGGGGGCGGACTCGTGCTGTTCGGGGGGATCGTCGCGACGGGGGCCGCCGCACGGGTTCGCGATCGAACTGCCGCACGACGCATCGCGACGTGGTGGGTCGCACTCGTCGCCCTGTTCGTCGGCTTCGCCGTCGGCGAGGGGGTCGGGCTGCTCGCGACTGGCACTCTCGTCGGTCTCGTGGCAGCGGTTCGACATCGGCGAGCGGTCGCGGCGGGCGGCCGGACGGTCGCGGAGCGGTCGAGCGGATTCACAGCGTGGACACGCCGCGCGGCGCTCGCGGTCGCCGACGGCGTCGCGGCGGGGCTCGACCGACTCGCGGCGCTGCTCGGCCGACTCGCGAGTCGCGTCGCCGACCTCCCCCTGTCGCTCCGGGCGATCGCCGCCCGTCTCTGGGGGTGGTTCCGGGCGCTCCCCGGTCGGGTGCGACGGTGGATCGCGGTTCGACTCGCGTCGGCTCGACTCACCGTCCGCCGCGTCGCGGCCGCCCTGCTCGCGGCCGGACTGCTCGCGGCGCTCACGCGCCTGTTCGGGCCCCTCGGGTTCCTCGGCGGACTCGTCGCGCTCTGGATCGCCGCCGTCGCGTACCGCCGGTTGACTCGAGAGGTGCCCGACACCGACGACGGGGCCAGCGAAGGCGGGCGTTCGGCGGTCGCGACCGGTCCCAGCGCGACCGGGGACGACGGGGGCCGCCGGAAGCGGCGGTCGATCCGCGCGCTCTGGCGACGGTTCGCCAAGCGGGTCCGGCCGCGCAGGTGGCGCCAGTCGACGCCGGGCGAAGTGTCGCGGGCGGCCATCGAACGCGGGCTACCCGAGCGGCCGGTACGGGCGTTGACCGATGCCTTCCGCGAGGTCGAGTACGGCGACCGGCCGGCCGGCGACCGTGGTGACCGCGCCCGTGAGGCCTTCGAGTCTATCGACCGCGAGCGTGAACGTGAACGGGAGGAGGACGAACCGTGA